One stretch of Variovorax sp. 54 DNA includes these proteins:
- the selA gene encoding L-seryl-tRNA(Sec) selenium transferase: MAAPEESVVHGSTARPQDLPSVDQLLRADAPRALLAEHGRTLVVGEARALLEGLRARAVAGTLAASEVQTEALATALTARVQDRLAPRMRAVLNLTGTVIHTNLGRALLADAALQRLLAVMTSPNNLEYDLATGSRGDRDSLVEELLCTITGAEAATVVNNNAAAVLLTIAALAREREVIVSRGELVEIGGAFRMPDVMASAGARMVEVGTTNRTHPQDYERAINAQTALVMKVHTSNYAVQGFTAAVDEATLAGIAHARGVPLATDLGSGSLVDLAHYDLPREPLPQEMLAAGCDVVTFSGDKLLGGPQAGLIVGSKEAVGRIRKFPMKRALRMSKLPLAALEATLSLYLRPERLAKDLPTLRLLTRPADAIREMAEALLPAVQAAVSPRFTVEVVPLLGQIGSGSLPVERLPSAGLALAPAGTAKKGLGTALDKLATALRGLPLPVIGRIAEDRLLLDLRCLEDSAPFTAQLAELRERLE; the protein is encoded by the coding sequence ATGGCAGCGCCCGAAGAGTCCGTGGTCCACGGCTCGACGGCAAGGCCCCAGGATCTGCCTTCTGTCGATCAACTGCTGCGCGCCGATGCGCCGCGCGCCCTCTTGGCCGAACACGGCCGCACCCTCGTTGTCGGTGAAGCGCGCGCGCTGCTCGAAGGGCTTCGCGCGCGGGCCGTGGCCGGCACGCTCGCCGCGTCGGAAGTGCAGACCGAAGCGCTCGCCACTGCACTCACAGCTCGTGTCCAGGACCGCCTCGCACCGCGCATGCGCGCCGTGTTGAACCTCACCGGCACCGTCATCCACACCAACCTCGGCCGCGCGCTGCTGGCCGATGCCGCATTGCAGCGCCTGCTTGCGGTGATGACCTCGCCCAACAACCTCGAGTACGACCTCGCCACCGGCAGCCGCGGCGACCGCGATTCGCTGGTCGAGGAGCTGCTGTGCACCATCACCGGCGCCGAGGCCGCGACGGTGGTCAACAACAATGCGGCCGCGGTGCTGCTCACCATCGCGGCGCTCGCGCGCGAGCGCGAAGTGATCGTCTCGCGCGGCGAGCTGGTCGAGATCGGCGGCGCCTTCCGCATGCCTGATGTGATGGCCAGCGCCGGTGCGCGCATGGTCGAAGTGGGCACCACCAACCGCACGCATCCGCAGGACTACGAACGCGCCATCAACGCGCAGACCGCGCTCGTGATGAAGGTGCACACCAGCAACTACGCGGTGCAGGGCTTCACCGCCGCGGTCGACGAAGCCACGCTCGCCGGCATCGCGCATGCGCGCGGCGTACCGCTGGCCACGGATCTCGGCAGCGGGTCGCTCGTCGACCTCGCGCACTACGACCTGCCGCGCGAGCCGCTGCCGCAGGAAATGCTCGCGGCCGGCTGCGACGTGGTCACCTTCTCCGGCGACAAGCTGCTGGGCGGCCCGCAGGCCGGGCTCATCGTGGGCAGCAAGGAGGCCGTGGGCCGCATCCGCAAGTTCCCGATGAAGCGCGCGCTGCGCATGAGCAAGCTGCCGCTTGCGGCGCTCGAAGCGACGCTCTCGCTCTACCTGCGGCCCGAGCGCCTGGCGAAAGACCTGCCGACGCTGCGCCTGCTCACACGCCCCGCCGATGCGATCCGCGAGATGGCCGAGGCGCTCTTGCCTGCCGTTCAAGCTGCTGTGTCGCCGCGCTTCACCGTCGAGGTGGTGCCGCTGCTCGGCCAGATCGGCTCGGGCTCGCTGCCGGTCGAGCGTCTGCCTTCGGCCGGCCTCGCACTCGCACCGGCCGGCACCGCAAAGAAAGGCCTGGGCACGGCGCTCGACAAGCTCGCCACCGCCCTGCGCGGCCTGCCGCTACCGGTGATCGGCCGCATCGCGGAAGACCGCCTTCTTCTCGATCTGCGCTGCCTCGAAGACAGCGCCCCCTTCACGGCCCAGCTCGCCGAATTGCGCGAGCGGCTGGAGTAG
- the selB gene encoding selenocysteine-specific translation elongation factor produces MIIGTAGHIDHGKTTLVRALTGVDTDRLPEEKRRGISIELGYAYLHAPDGVSLGFVDVPGHERLLHTMLAGATGIDHALLVVAADDGVMPQTREHLAVVALLGVREATVALTKTDRLDAATRDARLAEVRAEIAALLAPTPFAQAPVFPVAATTGEGIDALRERLLAVARGNPTRADDLAFRLAADRAFTLSGVGTVVTGTVHSGTVRIGDELTLAPRARPVRVRGIHAQNRAAETAHAGQRCALALAGLAKDEVHRGDWVCAPAIALATARIDVLLTLSPDEARALRSGATVHAHLGASDVMASVALLDREALAPGETALAQLVLREPVGAWHGDRGVLRDASASRTVAGVRVLDPFAPVRYRRTPERLRTLAAWAVDERDACVAALLHHAPLGLDTARLAQALSLPGEAALPLPADAVRIGATAIAQSHLDTLQTQIVDRLSDFHRDAPDEVGPDARRLKRLVAPRTDDALWRHAIDALLARAALARSGTWLHLPDHAARLGEAEQKLAQKLLPMLADGGFDPPWVRDLAKDCAVGEPLVRQTLASLARRGETFQVVKDLYYPLATVERLAALARDCLDGPEGLQAASFRDATGLGRKRAIQLLEFFDRVGFTRRVKDAHLLRPDTPLFDAMQR; encoded by the coding sequence ATGATCATCGGCACCGCCGGCCACATCGACCACGGCAAGACCACGCTGGTGCGCGCGCTCACGGGCGTCGACACCGACCGCCTGCCCGAGGAGAAACGGCGCGGCATCTCCATCGAGCTGGGCTACGCCTACCTGCACGCGCCCGACGGCGTATCGCTGGGCTTCGTCGACGTGCCGGGCCACGAGCGCCTGCTGCACACCATGCTGGCCGGCGCCACCGGCATCGACCACGCGCTGCTGGTGGTGGCAGCCGACGACGGCGTGATGCCGCAGACGCGCGAGCACCTCGCCGTGGTCGCGCTGCTCGGCGTGCGCGAGGCCACGGTGGCGCTCACCAAGACCGACCGGCTCGATGCCGCCACGCGCGATGCACGGCTGGCCGAGGTGCGCGCCGAGATCGCTGCGCTGCTCGCGCCCACGCCCTTCGCGCAGGCGCCGGTGTTCCCGGTGGCCGCGACCACCGGCGAGGGCATCGACGCGCTGCGCGAACGGCTGCTGGCCGTGGCGCGCGGCAACCCGACGCGCGCCGACGACCTCGCGTTCCGGCTCGCGGCCGATCGCGCCTTCACGCTGTCCGGTGTCGGCACCGTGGTGACCGGCACGGTCCACAGCGGCACGGTGCGCATCGGCGACGAACTGACGCTCGCGCCGCGTGCGCGCCCGGTGCGCGTGCGCGGCATCCACGCGCAGAACCGGGCCGCCGAGACGGCGCATGCGGGCCAGCGCTGCGCGCTCGCATTGGCCGGGCTCGCGAAGGACGAGGTGCACCGCGGCGACTGGGTCTGCGCGCCCGCCATCGCGCTGGCCACCGCGCGCATCGACGTACTGCTCACGCTGTCGCCCGACGAGGCGCGCGCCCTGCGCTCGGGCGCCACGGTGCACGCACACTTGGGCGCCAGCGACGTGATGGCCTCGGTCGCGCTGCTCGACCGCGAGGCACTGGCACCGGGCGAGACGGCGCTGGCGCAGTTGGTGCTGCGCGAACCGGTCGGCGCCTGGCACGGCGATCGCGGCGTGCTGCGCGACGCGTCGGCCAGCCGCACCGTGGCCGGCGTGCGCGTGCTCGACCCCTTCGCGCCGGTGCGCTACCGGCGCACGCCCGAACGGCTGCGCACGCTCGCGGCCTGGGCCGTCGACGAGCGCGATGCCTGCGTCGCCGCACTGCTGCACCACGCGCCGCTCGGCCTCGACACCGCGCGCCTCGCGCAAGCGCTCTCGCTGCCCGGCGAGGCCGCCCTGCCGCTGCCCGCCGATGCAGTGCGCATCGGCGCGACCGCCATCGCGCAGTCGCACCTCGACACGCTGCAGACACAGATCGTCGACCGCCTTTCTGACTTTCACCGCGACGCGCCCGACGAGGTCGGCCCCGATGCGCGACGCCTCAAGCGGCTGGTCGCCCCGCGCACCGACGACGCGCTGTGGCGCCATGCGATCGACGCGCTGCTGGCGCGTGCGGCGCTCGCGCGCAGCGGCACCTGGCTGCACCTGCCCGACCATGCGGCGCGGCTCGGCGAGGCCGAACAGAAGCTCGCGCAGAAGCTGCTGCCCATGCTGGCCGACGGTGGCTTCGACCCGCCGTGGGTGCGCGACCTCGCGAAAGATTGCGCCGTGGGCGAGCCGCTGGTGCGCCAGACGCTCGCGAGCCTCGCGCGGCGCGGCGAGACCTTCCAGGTGGTGAAAGACTTGTACTATCCGCTCGCGACCGTCGAACGGCTGGCCGCGCTCGCGCGCGACTGCCTCGACGGGCCCGAAGGCCTGCAGGCCGCGAGCTTTCGCGACGCCACCGGCCTGGGCCGCAAGCGCGCGATCCAGCTGCTGGAATTTTTCGACCGCGTGGGTTTCACGCGGCGGGTGAAGGACGCGCACTTGCTGCGCCCCGACACCCCGTTGTTCGACGCGATGCAGCGATGA
- a CDS encoding phosphate/phosphite/phosphonate ABC transporter substrate-binding protein, with amino-acid sequence MSEPVLIMGAVAYAPKVVTIWEGFKAFFMKNGLPFDYVLYSNYESQVEAQFDGTLHLAWNSPLAWVRADRIARSRGQQVQAVAMRDTDCDLRSAIVVRADSPVQTLADLRGKTVGMGALDSPQATLIPLDHLRSEGLVTARDFQARYFDVLGGKHGDHIGGERDAAVALRAGEVDACCLIDGNHLAFGLDGTLPSGSTRVIARTGAYDHCNFTTSPDAPAELIERFVALLMAMRWDDPQVRPLLELEGLREWRAGRTSGYALLERAVDDENFYSRDGAILNPDYRY; translated from the coding sequence ATGTCCGAACCGGTATTGATCATGGGCGCAGTCGCCTACGCGCCCAAGGTCGTCACCATCTGGGAAGGCTTCAAGGCCTTCTTCATGAAGAACGGCCTGCCCTTCGACTACGTGCTGTATTCCAACTACGAAAGCCAGGTCGAGGCGCAGTTCGACGGCACGCTGCACCTGGCATGGAACTCGCCGCTGGCCTGGGTGCGCGCCGACCGCATCGCGCGCAGCCGCGGCCAGCAGGTGCAGGCCGTGGCGATGCGCGACACCGACTGCGACCTGCGCTCGGCCATCGTCGTGCGCGCCGACAGCCCGGTGCAGACGCTGGCCGACCTGCGCGGCAAGACGGTGGGCATGGGCGCGCTCGATTCGCCGCAGGCCACGCTGATTCCGCTCGACCACCTGCGCAGCGAAGGCTTGGTGACGGCACGCGACTTCCAGGCGCGCTACTTCGATGTGCTCGGCGGCAAGCACGGCGACCACATCGGCGGCGAGCGCGATGCGGCCGTGGCGCTGAGGGCGGGCGAAGTCGATGCCTGCTGCCTCATCGATGGCAACCACCTGGCCTTCGGCCTGGACGGCACGCTGCCTTCGGGCAGCACGCGCGTCATCGCGCGCACCGGCGCCTACGACCACTGCAACTTCACCACCAGCCCCGACGCGCCCGCCGAGCTGATCGAGCGCTTCGTCGCGCTGCTGATGGCGATGCGCTGGGACGACCCGCAGGTGCGCCCGCTGCTCGAACTCGAAGGCCTGCGCGAATGGCGTGCCGGCCGCACCAGCGGTTATGCGCTGCTCGAACGCGCGGTGGACGACGAGAACTTCTACAGCCGCGATGGCGCCATCCTCAACCCCGACTATCGATATTGA
- the fdhE gene encoding formate dehydrogenase accessory protein FdhE produces the protein MTSPTGTPPPIRTTRVLDPEQIAMQAGRQMPFLRLPVRAAVFSDRQLRLRQLTASHPMREYLIFIADLAQAQHQVLQDYPAVALPESEALEAAAKVLKPPMPAFGWTRDAVWRVQLRRLLGLFRARLPEGPARDTLDRVVAADDAWLDQQADLLSRRIMFGLDLAAAPLIASGLQAYWTQLVLQVADRNGESIFGRTDPGNECPCCGSAPTASITRIGADEAGFRYLHCSLCSTEWHYVRIKCTHCESTKGIHFESLTPEPGIELPATGAREGAVKAECCDSCGHYLKQIAMERDPEVEPVADDLASVTLDLLVSEAGHQRSGHNLMLLFGDPEEILDDGGGG, from the coding sequence ATGACGAGCCCCACCGGTACGCCGCCACCGATCCGCACCACGCGCGTCCTCGACCCCGAACAGATCGCGATGCAAGCCGGGCGGCAGATGCCGTTCCTGCGCCTGCCGGTGCGCGCCGCGGTGTTCTCCGACCGGCAATTGCGATTGCGCCAGCTCACGGCTTCGCACCCGATGCGCGAGTACCTGATCTTCATCGCCGACCTTGCGCAGGCGCAGCACCAGGTGCTGCAGGACTACCCGGCCGTCGCGCTCCCCGAATCCGAAGCGCTCGAGGCCGCCGCGAAAGTGCTCAAGCCGCCGATGCCCGCCTTCGGCTGGACGCGCGATGCGGTGTGGCGCGTGCAGCTGCGGCGCCTGCTCGGCCTCTTTCGCGCGCGCCTGCCCGAAGGCCCTGCACGCGACACGCTCGACCGCGTGGTGGCCGCCGACGACGCCTGGCTCGACCAGCAGGCCGACCTGCTCTCGCGCCGCATCATGTTCGGGCTCGACCTGGCCGCAGCGCCGCTGATCGCCTCTGGTCTCCAGGCCTACTGGACGCAGCTCGTGCTGCAGGTGGCCGATCGCAATGGCGAGAGCATTTTCGGCCGCACCGATCCCGGCAACGAATGCCCGTGCTGCGGCAGCGCGCCCACCGCGAGCATCACGCGCATCGGCGCCGACGAGGCGGGCTTTCGCTACCTGCACTGCTCGCTGTGCAGCACCGAGTGGCACTACGTGCGCATCAAGTGCACGCACTGCGAAAGCACCAAGGGCATCCATTTCGAATCGCTCACGCCGGAACCCGGCATCGAGCTGCCCGCGACCGGCGCACGCGAAGGCGCGGTGAAGGCCGAGTGCTGTGACAGCTGCGGCCACTACTTGAAGCAGATCGCGATGGAGCGAGACCCCGAGGTCGAGCCCGTCGCCGACGACCTCGCCAGCGTCACGCTCGACCTGCTGGTGTCCGAGGCCGGCCACCAGCGCAGCGGCCACAACCTGATGCTGCTGTTCGGCGACCCCGAAGAAATCCTCGACGACGGCGGAGGCGGCTGA
- the fdxH gene encoding formate dehydrogenase subunit beta, whose product MSSLQTLDILARSATTTPSPEIRNRPQVQEVAKLIDVTTCIGCKACQVACMQWNDLRDDIGTTHGTYDNPNDLTPASWTVMRFSEVEPEEGKLEWLIRKDGCMHCDDPGCLKACPAPGAIVKYANGIVDFISEHCVGCGNCVTGCPFDVPRISKADNKAYKCSLCSDRVGVGLEPACVKACPTGALHFGTKDDMHEYAAERIVDLKDRGFANAGVYDPAGVGGTHVMYVLQHADRPGLYANLPKNPTISPLVSLWKGVAKPLAMVAMIGAVVGSFFHYMKTGPIEPKDEHPDADADGKPDDVVVIEAPPATTAAPRATEARGDTR is encoded by the coding sequence ATGTCCTCCCTTCAAACCCTCGACATCCTCGCCCGCTCGGCCACCACCACGCCGTCGCCCGAGATCCGCAACCGCCCGCAGGTGCAGGAGGTTGCGAAGCTCATCGACGTGACGACCTGCATCGGCTGCAAGGCCTGCCAGGTCGCGTGCATGCAGTGGAACGACCTGCGCGACGACATCGGCACCACGCACGGCACCTACGACAACCCGAACGACCTCACGCCCGCCTCGTGGACCGTGATGCGTTTCTCGGAAGTCGAGCCCGAGGAAGGCAAGCTCGAGTGGCTGATCCGCAAGGACGGCTGCATGCACTGCGACGACCCGGGCTGCCTCAAGGCCTGCCCGGCGCCGGGCGCCATCGTCAAGTACGCCAACGGCATCGTCGACTTCATCAGCGAGCATTGCGTGGGCTGCGGCAACTGCGTCACCGGTTGCCCGTTCGACGTGCCGCGCATCAGCAAGGCCGACAACAAGGCCTACAAGTGCTCGCTGTGTTCCGACCGCGTGGGCGTGGGCCTGGAGCCGGCCTGCGTGAAGGCCTGCCCCACCGGCGCGCTGCACTTCGGCACCAAGGACGACATGCACGAGTACGCCGCGGAGCGCATCGTCGACCTGAAGGACCGCGGCTTTGCCAACGCCGGCGTGTACGACCCGGCCGGCGTGGGCGGCACGCACGTCATGTACGTGCTGCAGCACGCCGACCGCCCGGGCCTGTACGCCAACCTGCCTAAAAACCCGACCATCAGCCCGCTGGTGTCGCTGTGGAAGGGCGTGGCCAAGCCGCTGGCCATGGTCGCGATGATCGGTGCCGTGGTCGGCAGCTTCTTCCACTACATGAAGACCGGCCCCATCGAGCCCAAGGACGAGCACCCCGATGCCGACGCCGATGGCAAGCCCGATGACGTGGTGGTGATCGAGGCGCCGCCGGCCACGACGGCTGCGCCCCGCGCGACCGAAGCCCGAGGAGACACGCGATGA
- a CDS encoding formate dehydrogenase subunit gamma — MTRYYLRRYRDATRMNHWFVAIMFFAAALSGLAFFHPSLFFLSTLFGGGQWTRILHPFMGLLMVLGFVFLFGAMWRENILDSGDREWVKNAPKMLKGDKSGMPPVGKYNAGQKLVFWAFGISLLLLLVTGFMFWSPWFVGFFPILLRRIAVVVHAVSAVVLILSVITHIYAAIWVKGTLRAMTRGTVTEGWAKLNHPLWHRKMTRGE; from the coding sequence ATGACCCGCTACTACCTTCGCCGCTACCGCGACGCCACGCGTATGAACCACTGGTTCGTCGCGATCATGTTCTTCGCGGCCGCGCTCTCGGGCCTGGCCTTCTTCCACCCGAGCCTGTTCTTCCTGAGCACGCTGTTCGGCGGCGGGCAGTGGACGCGCATCCTGCATCCCTTCATGGGCCTTCTGATGGTGCTGGGCTTCGTGTTCCTGTTCGGCGCGATGTGGCGCGAGAACATCCTGGACAGCGGCGACCGCGAGTGGGTCAAGAACGCGCCGAAGATGCTCAAGGGCGACAAGTCGGGCATGCCACCCGTCGGCAAGTACAACGCCGGGCAGAAGCTGGTGTTCTGGGCCTTCGGCATCAGCCTCTTGCTGCTGCTGGTGACGGGCTTCATGTTCTGGAGTCCGTGGTTCGTCGGCTTCTTCCCGATCCTCTTGCGGCGCATCGCGGTGGTGGTGCATGCGGTCTCGGCGGTGGTGTTGATCCTGTCGGTCATCACGCACATCTATGCCGCGATCTGGGTCAAGGGCACGCTGCGCGCGATGACGCGGGGCACCGTCACCGAAGGATGGGCCAAGCTGAACCATCCTCTTTGGCATCGCAAAATGACGCGTGGTGAGTGA
- a CDS encoding acyl-CoA dehydrogenase family protein, whose amino-acid sequence MNPLDVLAGIETETLQPLALRTDSEARFPRETTQALGKAGLLGLISATSVGGQGLGLKEAAQVVSRIAQTCPSTAMVVCMHYCATAVLEQQGPEAVRKAIAQGKHLGTLAFSEADSRSHFWAPTGTARADGANVVLDARKSWVTSAFEADSYVWSSKPLAAEGASTLWLVDAKSDGLTQPGRFDGLGLRGNASTPITAKGVRIGADARLGEDGKGFDTMMGVVLPWFSALSAACSVGLMEGALSRAIGHVSQTKHVHLDSSLADLPTIRAYLARARIKTDMVQTLLDDTVAAIGAGRADTMLRVLEVKAAAAETALEVTDIAMRVCGGAAFRKEAGIERLFRDARASSVMAPTSDVLYDFIGKAITGLPLF is encoded by the coding sequence ATGAATCCCCTCGACGTGCTCGCCGGTATCGAAACGGAAACGCTGCAGCCCTTGGCCTTGCGCACCGACAGCGAGGCTCGCTTTCCGCGAGAGACGACCCAGGCGCTGGGCAAGGCGGGCCTGCTCGGGCTGATCTCGGCCACGTCGGTCGGCGGCCAGGGCCTGGGCTTGAAGGAAGCGGCGCAGGTGGTCTCGCGCATCGCGCAGACCTGCCCCTCCACCGCGATGGTGGTGTGCATGCACTACTGCGCCACCGCCGTGCTGGAACAACAGGGCCCCGAGGCCGTGCGCAAGGCCATCGCCCAAGGCAAGCACCTGGGCACCCTCGCTTTTTCCGAAGCCGATTCGCGCAGCCACTTCTGGGCGCCCACCGGCACCGCGCGCGCGGACGGCGCGAACGTGGTGCTCGATGCGCGCAAGAGCTGGGTCACCTCGGCCTTCGAGGCCGACAGCTATGTCTGGTCGAGCAAGCCGCTCGCAGCCGAAGGCGCGAGCACGCTGTGGCTGGTCGATGCGAAGTCCGATGGCCTCACTCAACCCGGCCGCTTCGACGGGCTGGGCCTGCGCGGCAATGCCTCAACGCCGATCACCGCGAAGGGCGTTCGCATCGGCGCCGACGCACGCCTGGGCGAAGACGGCAAGGGCTTCGACACGATGATGGGCGTGGTGCTGCCCTGGTTCTCGGCGCTCAGCGCGGCGTGTTCCGTCGGCCTCATGGAAGGCGCATTGAGCCGCGCCATCGGCCATGTGAGTCAGACGAAGCATGTGCACCTCGATTCGTCGCTGGCCGACCTGCCCACCATCCGCGCTTATCTCGCGCGCGCCCGCATCAAGACCGACATGGTGCAGACGCTGCTCGACGACACCGTGGCCGCCATCGGCGCGGGCCGCGCCGACACCATGCTGCGCGTGCTCGAAGTGAAAGCCGCAGCCGCCGAAACCGCGCTCGAAGTGACCGACATCGCCATGCGCGTGTGCGGCGGCGCGGCCTTCCGCAAGGAGGCCGGCATCGAGCGCCTGTTCCGCGATGCGCGCGCCTCGAGCGTGATGGCGCCCACCTCCGACGTGCTCTACGACTTCATCGGCAAGGCCATCACCGGCCTGCCCCTGTTCTGA
- the selD gene encoding selenide, water dikinase SelD, translating to MIEAAPSKLLNPLAPLRLTSFSHGGGCGCKIAPGVLSQILKNHAGGLIPPELMVGIETADDAAVYRLNDEQALIATTDFFMPIVDDPYEFGRIAATNAISDVYAMGGRPIMALALVAMPINQLPVEVIAEIVRGGQDVCRAAGIPIAGGHTIDSVEPIYGLVAMGLVHPKRVRRNADAQAGDVLVLGKPLGVGVLSAALKKQQLSEAGYRQLIENTTKLNTPGIALSALDGVHALTDVTGFGLAGHTLELARGAGLTAVVEWSRVPLLDNVIAMAAGGLVTGASGRNWAGYGGDVQLHEGLPATAQALVTDPQTSGGLLVSCAPEVAEAVLEIFRQEGFGQAAVIGRVEAGAPGLVVLP from the coding sequence ATGATCGAAGCCGCACCTTCCAAGCTCCTGAATCCGTTGGCGCCGCTGCGGCTCACCAGCTTCTCGCATGGGGGCGGCTGCGGCTGCAAGATTGCGCCGGGCGTGCTGTCGCAGATCCTCAAGAACCATGCGGGCGGGCTGATTCCGCCCGAACTCATGGTCGGCATCGAGACCGCCGACGACGCGGCAGTCTACCGGCTCAACGACGAGCAGGCGCTGATCGCCACCACCGACTTCTTCATGCCCATCGTGGACGACCCCTACGAGTTCGGCCGCATCGCCGCGACCAACGCGATCAGCGACGTGTATGCGATGGGCGGACGCCCGATCATGGCGCTGGCGCTGGTCGCCATGCCGATCAACCAGCTGCCAGTGGAAGTCATCGCCGAGATCGTGCGCGGCGGGCAGGACGTGTGCCGCGCGGCCGGCATTCCCATTGCGGGCGGCCACACCATCGATTCGGTCGAGCCGATCTACGGGCTGGTCGCGATGGGGCTGGTGCACCCCAAGCGCGTGCGGCGTAACGCCGACGCGCAGGCCGGCGACGTGCTGGTGCTCGGCAAGCCGCTGGGCGTGGGCGTGCTGTCGGCGGCGCTCAAGAAGCAGCAGCTGTCCGAGGCCGGCTACCGCCAGCTCATCGAGAACACCACCAAGCTCAACACGCCCGGCATCGCGCTCTCGGCGCTCGACGGCGTGCATGCGCTGACCGACGTCACCGGCTTCGGTCTGGCCGGTCACACGCTCGAACTCGCGCGCGGCGCGGGGCTCACGGCGGTGGTCGAGTGGTCGCGCGTGCCGTTGCTCGACAACGTGATCGCGATGGCGGCCGGCGGGCTGGTCACGGGTGCGTCGGGGCGCAACTGGGCGGGGTATGGCGGCGATGTGCAATTGCACGAAGGGCTGCCGGCCACCGCGCAGGCGCTGGTGACTGATCCGCAGACTTCGGGTGGCTTGCTCGTGAGCTGCGCGCCTGAGGTGGCCGAGGCAGTGCTCGAAATCTTCCGGCAGGAGGGCTTCGGGCAGGCCGCGGTGATTGGCCGCGTCGAGGCCGGTGCGCCGGGCCTCGTCGTGCTGCCGTAG
- a CDS encoding ferritin-like domain-containing protein, with protein sequence MAPSSTPTIDIESLGLDQGALLLIRRALAERPVGGELQVRGCSPDWEMHLEAWCRSQGHPLRFDTVEGRPQARITRGPHAEGRWRDAQATGTALGDINGAPADDAEAGWGLAARGATVEAGSPNFFFALHRRHELWAATAGELYRQAAAAQWDPATAIEWDAEFDLPPAIEAAVIQVMTYLIENENAALLVPARHLGQIHPHFREVLQLLALQCADEARHVEVFTRRATLRGHEPALSTAGGQASLRTLFDAPDFSVATFLLAVLGEGSFVNLLNFLQANAPDPVTRQIARLTARDEARHVAFGMAHLEYRLSVQPDYQATLRNAIEVRYDALASTAGLNEEVFDALVLLAAGELSPGAVARGHAAVQQLQRDMAAGRRARLARLGFGRDEAERLSALHTRNFM encoded by the coding sequence ATGGCGCCATCCTCAACCCCGACTATCGATATTGAGTCGCTGGGCCTCGACCAGGGCGCCCTGCTGCTCATTCGCCGCGCGCTGGCCGAACGGCCGGTGGGGGGCGAGCTGCAGGTGCGTGGATGCTCGCCGGACTGGGAGATGCACCTCGAAGCCTGGTGCCGCAGCCAGGGGCATCCGCTGCGCTTCGACACCGTGGAGGGACGGCCGCAAGCCCGCATCACACGCGGCCCGCATGCCGAAGGCCGGTGGCGCGATGCGCAGGCGACCGGCACGGCGCTCGGCGACATCAACGGCGCGCCCGCCGACGACGCCGAAGCAGGCTGGGGGCTGGCCGCGCGCGGCGCCACGGTCGAGGCCGGCAGCCCGAATTTCTTCTTTGCGCTGCACCGCCGCCACGAGCTCTGGGCCGCGACGGCGGGCGAGCTCTACCGGCAGGCCGCGGCCGCCCAATGGGACCCGGCCACCGCCATCGAGTGGGATGCCGAGTTCGACCTGCCGCCCGCCATCGAAGCCGCCGTGATACAGGTGATGACGTACCTCATCGAGAACGAGAACGCCGCGCTGCTCGTGCCTGCGCGGCACCTCGGGCAGATCCACCCGCACTTTCGCGAGGTGCTGCAACTGCTGGCGCTGCAGTGCGCCGACGAGGCGCGGCATGTCGAGGTGTTCACGCGGCGCGCCACGCTGCGCGGCCACGAGCCTGCGCTGTCGACGGCCGGCGGGCAGGCGTCGCTGCGCACGCTGTTCGATGCACCGGATTTCTCGGTCGCCACCTTCCTGCTCGCCGTGCTGGGCGAGGGCAGCTTCGTGAACCTGCTGAACTTCCTGCAGGCGAACGCGCCCGACCCGGTAACGCGGCAGATCGCGCGGCTCACCGCGCGCGACGAGGCGCGGCACGTGGCCTTCGGCATGGCGCATCTGGAATACCGGCTCTCGGTGCAGCCCGACTACCAGGCCACGTTGCGCAACGCGATCGAGGTGCGCTACGACGCGCTCGCCAGCACCGCGGGGCTCAACGAGGAAGTGTTCGATGCGCTGGTGCTGCTGGCGGCCGGCGAGTTGTCGCCAGGCGCCGTCGCGCGCGGCCACGCGGCCGTGCAGCAGCTGCAGCGCGACATGGCCGCGGGCCGGCGTGCGCGCCTCGCGCGGCTGGGCTTCGGGCGCGACGAGGCGGAGCGGCTTTCCGCGCTGCACACGCGCAACTTCATGTGA